The following is a genomic window from Tripterygium wilfordii isolate XIE 37 chromosome 19, ASM1340144v1, whole genome shotgun sequence.
TTTGCTATCTTCATTAGTGTTAGCACACCCGAAGTTCCATATGGTGGTACATTCAAAATTGAGCTGCTCTACAAGATAATGCCAGGACCAGAGCTACCTTCAGGAGTGGAATCATCTCATGTCGCAGTGTCTTGGGGCATCAATTTCCACCAAAGTACTATGATGAAAGGCATGATAGAAGGAGGAGCTCGTCAGGGACTGAAGGAGAGTTTTGACCAGTTTGCACATTTTCTGGAACAGAGTTTTAAGGTACCAGATACCATGCATGCGTCAGATAAGGATCATATGATCAGAAGTTTGCAAACAGAGCACCAGTCAGATAGGAAATTCGCATTAGAATACTTTTGGAACTTCACTGTAATTTCCACCTTTTTTATGATCATGTACGTCATTGTACATATTCTGTTCTGTGAGCCCAGCAAAGTCCAAGGCCTGGAATTTAGTGGACTTGATTTACCGGACAGTTTTGGACAACTTATCACTGGTGGGATTTTATTTCTTCAGTTGGAACGTGTGTATGATATGATCTCACATTTCATACAAGCCAGGCTGGAAAGAGGTGATGCAAGCTTTTAACTACTTGATGTATTCTTATTAATAATAGAGTTTTGAGTCAGTCTCCTTGATTTCTCTGATTCCTCCCTCGATTAGTCCTCAAGAAAATCTCTGATTCTGTGTGTTCAATAAAAAAGTTTCCTATCTTTACAGGAAGTGATCATGGAGTCAAAGCTGAAGGTGATGGATGGGTTCTTACTGTAGCTTTGGTTGAAGGAACCAGTTTAGCATCCTTGGACCCAGCAGGATTCTCAGATCCCTATGTGGTTTTCACCTGCAATGGTAAAACAAGAACAAGCTCTGTTGACCTTCAAACTCGTGATCCTCAATGGAATGGTACGGCCTGTATCAGCTGAGGATGTTTTTCCCTATATCTTCTTACCTAAAATATTATCGATTTTCTTACATTTGGAATATTTTGCAGAGGTTTTTGagtttgatgctatggaagaaCCACCCTCAGTTTTGGATGTGGAGGTTTTTGATTTCGATGGTCCATTTGATCAGGCTACCTCTCTTGGGCATGCTGAGATTAACTTTTTGACACACTCCTCTACCGACCTGGCAGATATGTGGGTCTCCCTTGAGGGAAAGCTTGCCCAGACTTCACAGTCGAAGTTACACCTGAGAATATTTTTGGACAACAACAATGGAATTGAAACAATGAAGGAGTATTTAACTAAGATGGAAAAGGAAGTTGGAAAGAAGGTAAACAGTTAATCACATGACTTCTACACGTGTTCAAGATGAAATAGCTGTCAGTCTCATTGCTTTAATATCTTTTCAAGATGACTATAATAGCAGGAGTGTCTAGCATGGTAATGAGGTTATGTTACTCATTCATCCAAAAGAGTTATATTCTTTGTAACCTTGAGTTCCAAGTCACCGTGTATCCTTCTTATCTTTCTGCTTGTTCAACAATTTAAGTTTGTTATATTGCAACAATTTTCTGATTTCAAGCTGGGTGATTTTGGCAGTTGAGTTTACGGTCACCTCACAGGAATTCAGCATTTCAGAAGCTTTTCAAGTTGCCGCCAGAAGAGTTTCTTATAAGTGACTTTTCGTGCTGTCTGAAGAGAAAATTACCCTTACAGGTTTGGGTTACAGTTGCCTTCTTACCACATGCGCTTCTGTTAAAGAACTGAATTATGGGATCACCATTGGAAATTCTGATTATCAGTTTATAAAGTTAGATATCGCACATGTTTAGATACTCTGAGCTCACGAGATGTATAAAATGAATTTAAAATACTCCTGCCCCTTTTTTCTTTCGATAAAATGAATTTATACGAGAACAGTGACGCTAGAAGTTGTGAATGTTTGCTAATCAGATTTTGTATGTTGTAGGGAAACTTGTAAGTTTGCTGTGTCATCACGTGTGATGCACAAATATGACACAATAATCACCCATTTTAAGTGTTACCAAAagcattatgaatttatttgggATGATGTTTGagcaaaataaaagataaacatCGCTTAAGATGATCCATAGCTTATGTCAAGATTTCTTTGGATGCAGGGACGAATCTATCTATCTGCCAGAATTGTCGGATTTTATGCTAATCTTTTTGGTCATAAGACCAAATTTTTCTTTCTCTGGGAGGATATAGAAGACATCCAAATATTTCCCGCATCTTTGCCATCTCTAGGCAGTCCTTCACTGGTCATAATTTTGAGAAAAGGTCGAGGTCTTGATGCAAGGCATGGTGCAAAGTCCCAAGATGAAGAAGGCAGGCTTGGATACTATTTTCAGTCTTTCGCATCATTCAATGTAGCCAGCAGGTATTCAATCTTTTGCGGTTCTTATTAACCACTTGGAAAGTTACAACAGGGAtgacttatttatttttttgtcgtatttatattaaaaaagttGAGGATCTTAATTTTTGACAAATAGGACAATTATGGCCTTGTGGAGAACAAGAACTCTGGCACCTGAAGAGTGGGCCCAAATTGCTAAAGAGCagcaagatgaagaagaaagctCTATTGGGGTTGAAGACGCTGGATCCTTTCTATTCGAGGTTGAGGATGCAAAGATATCCAAAGTTTATGCTACCAAACTTCCTATGAACGTAAGTTGCCTACTCTACTCtaatttgattatttttatatgaattaGTATTCATGAAGGCATACAAGAGCTGTGGAGCACCACTAACATTAATTTGGAGTTTCTTTTATGGTTAAGTGCTTGATTCATATTTGGACCCAAATTATTCTAAATAATCTAATCAAGAGTTGGTTTATATGTTTTACTTGATAATGGAGCTTTGTACCATTCGGTCAAGGGAATCAGAACCATAAAGGCAAAGACATTAAGCTTTTTTGGTTTCTGGTTTAGGGTTAGTTTGGCCTTGGTCGTGCTTGTTAAAAAGTGCTCAAAGAAGCTTCTTTAGATGTTGATTCTACAAATTTTAAGAACAGCTGATTGTAAACCATCAAATATGCTTTGAAAATGAAGGATGTAGTAATCACAAGCAAGGACATTCGAtgctttttggataaatatactAAAACATTTAACAAACACCATTTCTCACAACAATAAGCAAAAACACCCAAAAATCATCAAATAGCTAAAAATTTTAGCAAACGTCATTTCTCCCAAAATAAgcaaaaacaccaaaaaaaaataacattgtcAAACCCCCTCATCTATTAAAGCTTTTATAAGCGCAAGCAATGCCCAGCAGTTTCAAGGTTTAGTTGTGTGGAACTGCTCTTATGGAGTAAATACATTCCGAAAAGTGCGACCTTGTCTTTTTGGAATTTGATCTGAATCGGAAGAATTCTGATTGTTGAGGGACTAAAAAAAGGTCATGCTGTGGCCATAGTCTCAGCCATCCCCTTGATGTGGACATGTTTCCTAAATATGCACGTCATTGTCATAGTAGTGCCAGTTGTTAATGTTGTTCATGCaggatttatgttttgttgatttgaaaTGTCATTCTgataaattaattgttattcATGCTGAATATTTGATGCTGGCTACTGCTGCAGATAAAATCACTTATGGAAATGTTCAATGGAGGATTGATGGAACATAAGATTATGGAAAAATCTGGTTGTCTTAATTATGCGACCACCGCATGGGAACCCGTGAAACCTGGAGTACTTGAACGTCGTCTCTCTTACAAATTCAATCGTCATGTTTCAATTTTCGGAGTGGAAGTCACCTGCACACAACAGAAATCTTCCATGACAAATGATGAAGGTTATATAGTCAATGAGGTTATGGTGCTTCATGATATACCATTTGGTGACCACTTTCATGTATGTTGTCGCATAGTACTTTGGTATGATTATATCCACAAAACCGTTctcgttttttctttttcttttgtttttttgtttcagaGTTTggtttttctcttccttttccccTCTTACCTCTATTAGTCCTGGTACCAAAACCATGTTTTATTTGGTTCTGTTTGCAGGTTCATTTTAGGTACCAGATCGAGAAGTCTGCCCTCGCGCATAATGTATGCAAGTGTGATGTTTTTGTAGGAATCAGTTGGCTGAGAAGTACCAAGTTCCAGCAACGGATAACTCGAAACATAATTGAGAAGTTTACCTATCGGCTGAAGGGAATATTTGAACTGGTTGAGAAAGAGATTCTTTTAGCAACTCAACAAGATAGTTCCATTTGACAAATGTTTCAGATCGTCATAACAGTTTATTTACAACAATAAACTGATTGAAATGTGGGaacacatattttttttttgttgttgcatgCTTAATCCACTGCTTGAGCTTCTTTTACATATATTAGGTGTTGGGAAGAATTTTGGTGTTCGTATTCATTGGATGAAGCAGTCATCCCGCAGAGGGCAGACTATTTACTGTGCTATAAGCCTATAACTAGTTATCTTTGTAAGATAATAGCCGTAGTTCCCCATTCTCTCACTAAACGTAGAAAAGAACAACCATTTTCTCGGTTTTTTGGGGCGGAAGAAGGGAGATCagcctctcttcctcttcctccctTCCATTTCtatgtatctttttttttctttagtttttcCAATAATATGTGTGTTGCTAACTTGCTTAAGCAACTTCTTTGTGAGTTTCTGCTCGTGGCTTGCTTGCTCCTGAGGTGAGGTGATCTTTGGCCCTCTTGCTATGAGATGTTTTGGAGTTTGGGATGTTTTGATGCTAATGGCAGTCCTTATGTCTTGGTTGTATCCGGGTGGCTAGATGAATTCGTCCACTTCCACTGTTCATGTTGACAGTGTGTTCCATAAGGAATCATTTGGCGATAAATTAGTTGGTTTTCTTTCCGGACTTAAGGGTGTATAGTGCTCGAGGTCGGGAGTTCAAATAAATTAGTTGGGATATTTCCTTTTGGAATCCTAATTCGTCGGCTTGTCTCACTTTTGGGTTTTTTCTCACATGAATTTTGGTCTAGTCTACGGAATTTTGATTCCCGTGAGATTGTCTCACATCCGATCCCCTATCCACATGGATTTTGACCATGTATAGCTGTCTTCAGCATGGTGTGGGTTATTCCGTAAGATTATCAGGATAGATTAGTCATTGGTTGGCAAAGTTAGGGGTATGAGGAAGAGATGGCAAGCGGTTGCAAGGCTTTATTATGATGTCACATCATAATAGCATTCATTGTTGTTACAGTATGTTTGATTCACTAATTCTGATCGAAACAAAATGATGTATTCCCATGTGTTTAGGAATTCTTGTGTTTGGTTGTGCAACATACAAGGGAGTAGAAAGATGTATTCTGGTTAATTTGTGAATTTAGCTCTCCCCTTGGACGTAGGAACTATCAATTCCAAGCttatatttagttatttaaatataaattaaggaTTGCTTAGTCATTTAATCATCATTCCAGAATCATTACAAGGAAAGCGGGAATTTTTTGACTAACCAAACATAGGATTGCAATGAATTTTTGTTACTGTTTTGTCCTTCACCGTTAACCGTTATTACGGAATACGGACTGTGATCCTGTTAGATTTAAGTTGTAAAATCTCCGTTCAACCCCGCCTCCTAGGTATCGCGTCCCTGTCGAAgacgtaaaccctaaaccctccAAGGCATAGTTGGAACTTTCTTAACTTTCTTCCGCGGAGGAgatttgattcttgtttggGATCTGAAACTGTAAATTATTGAAGAGAGATGCAGCACGATGAGGTCATATGGCAAGTCATCAGGCACAACCACTGCAGTTTCATGGCCAAGTAATACAATCGTTATCAACtgattttccttctttcttttcttgtttaattGACCTTTGGTTTAGGGATTACTTACGCATATTATGCAGAGTGTTGATTCAGTTTATCACGCGTTCGTTGCAGGCTCACAACCGGGAACTTTTGTAGAAACCCCTATAACGTGACTGGAATTTGCAATCGTAGCTCCTGCCCTCTTGCTAACAGTCGCTATGCCACTATTCGCGACCATGATGGTATATCATCCCttctatttatcttttttttaccTAATTGGTTCTTCTATTGTTTATTTATGTGTATCATGGAGACACACTTGTTTAGTATGCAGAAGCGAAATGGTGTAAAATTATGTACAATGATAACGGATAACTGGGATGCCTCCATATGACATGGATAACTTGATtcctgtgttttttttctttcacttttaGGACAACTGAGACCTATTTGGTTATATTGGATTTCTAGGCAGCTCTGTCTGCTTCTGTTTTGCACCTTGGTTTTATTAGGCCAAGATGAAGTTGGAAATGTCCGCCACTGAAGAAAAGAGTGAGAGGACTCTCATAAGTACTTTGACCATATTCATTTAAGAGTTGGTAGGATTTTTGTAGTTTACAAAGTAAGATTGATATAATTTCTGGTATCGATTTGATTGCTAATGTTGTTATAGACTTGTCTGTGCCCTGTGTTTGCATTTAAGTTTCCATGAATTATGTTATTTATGTTGCTATGAGATGATTCTATGTAGCTTTGTTAACTTTTGGCACTGTGGTATTTTCGATGTAAGCAGGGGTCTTCTATTTATATATGAAAACCATTGAAAGAGCTCATATGCCCAATAAGTTATGGGAAAGAGTGAAATTGCCAAGAAATTATGAGAAGGCACTTGAAATCATTGACAAGCATCTGGTATTCTGTctctacttgcatctttacgTGTTtgtgcttaattttttttcttttcatttttttcctatGGACAAAAACTTTGATTAACATATGATCATTTGGAACTTGAAGATGTATTGGCCAAAATTCCTTGTGCATAAAACAAAACAACGTCTCACAAAAATGACTCAAATGCGGATTCGGATGAGGAAGCTTGCACTGAAAACAAGGTTTACAACTTATCTCTTGTCTAGTTGTCTGTTTGTCAGTTTTATATATTCTTTTCAATGGAAAAAAGAAGTTATGGAAAGGTCACCCAGAATATCTCAGGAAAAAAGATTGAGCATTAGCCTTGCAAGAAAAAGAAGGCAAAAAGCCATAATACATGAAAGGTTGGTCGAAGTCTCAAGGAGTCAAAGACATTGTTAAAGTAGCTTGATGACCAGAACTTGGTCATGGAAAGCCAGTtatttatgaaataaattataattttttctttgttcctgGAGATTCTGCTATTCCTTTAATCCTTTCCAAGCAAACTAGTCGGCAAGTAATTGGTGGAACACTCTGAATaacttttcttttggttttgctGAGTTATATGAAATACACGTAGTTCTAATGGTACCATTTCTAAACAAGGTTAACGGTCATTGGCTGTAAGGAATTTTTTCATTGATAGCTTATGTGTTAACTTATTGATTCAATTTCTCtgtcttttcaaaaaaaaattatttgtagtGTTAGCTTTTTAAGAACTGCCTTCTAGCTAGGTAGTGCGGGTTTTGAACCTAGGAGGGGAACCACATGAGAACATATTGTGAGACTCTTCATTTTTCATATATTCTTTTTTGTGGCATGTTTGTCAGATAATATTCCTGCTGAGTAGCATGTACTTGTCATTTATTCTAGGGAAAATGTGAAGCTGAAGGTGGGAATTTAAACATTGAAATTGTGATTAAGGATAGATGTAATGCTTTGTCCATTTAAGGTCTCTAGATATAATGCTTTGTCCATTAGGACTCAGGAGCCCTTAACTGTTACCTTATGTGAGAAGTTGAATTATCGATTGTCCCAAAAGTTACCCGACACTAACTCATGGAATCTCAGTGAGGCAGAACAGAAAACAACCTTTACAGTTTCAGTAAACGTAATCTGTCAAGGATATTCATCTATTGATGATTGTTTCATGTAGAGTTACTTGTGGTTTCCTGGAATATACCTATAATTCCAACAATCTTAATAGAAATCAATTACTCCTTTTTCCAATATATCAAGGTGCGAGAATCTATTTTACATCCCTGGTATGATCTTGAGTTGATAATTCTTGCTAGGGAGAAGATAATGACTGTTcccagaaaagagaagaaaagagaggctAGAAGGGAGGAAAAGGCTGAAAAAGCTGCAGTTCTGGAGAAGGTAGTCATTCCATGTTTTACTTAGTAAATGAGCTTCAACTATGTTGTATGTCTCCTGTAGTCTTAACATTTTACTTATGTCTTTGCAGAATATTGAGAAGGAGTTGCTTGAGCGGCTTAGAAGAGGAGTTTATGGTGACATCTATAACTATCCTGTTAATGAATACAACAAAGTTCTTGACCTGGATGAGCTACAGGCTGTTAGTGAAGACGAAGAGGAGGCGGTATGCTCTTGGAGTTATATCAGTATTAGTAAATATTGGACAGCTTTGGTTTTGTTTGGCTGACCTGTTCTGTTGTAATGAACAGGAACCAGAAATAGAATATGTCGAAGGCTATGATGAacttgaagaggaagaagatatGGAAGATTTTGGTGGTTTTGCGATGAACGAGTCTCTCGAGAATAATGGTAATTCTATGGTTGTAGTGCATTTTCTGTTGATTGGAGCAGCTGGGGACGGGATATGACAATGATGATTTTTCCTCAGCCTGTGAATTCATTTACATAATCAAATACATCCTACCAACCTACCATCTATTTGTTCAATTGCATATACTCTAACACTGTTGAAGtcaattttctttatatttgtgTTTGGGTAGAAATTAGAGAGAATTATAAGCAAAATTATGTCATCTGTTCCATGATCCATGGTCTTATTAGAGTCTGAAATTTGTGTACCAACACCAATGCTATGGGTCTTAACCGATTAAAGTGGCAGCTTCAATTGTTCCAATCTTGATGTATTTTAGGAGTCAATGTTTCACACTTTGGCTTATGTACTCGGAAATTATAATGCTGATGATGCAGTTGAGGATGATGAGGAGGAAGCATTTAAGAAAAAAAGGGTAAGAAGGTCCGAGTCTGCTCGTGGAGAGCTTGAGAAAGATGAAGCTAGtagaaaggggaaaaagaaagCCAAGGTGCTGGTTGAGGTAATTCTTCAAAAATCGTCTTTCAACTTCAATTAGTTGAATCATAAATCATTTATGAAATTCTGATTATTTTGTGGATGGACATCCGCATCCTATCATCAAATTTAGTATTTATATGCATCCTTATTTGGCTCGTGAACACGGGTATTCATTTGTTTCAATACACAATTCTGCTGAGGTATATTCTTATGTCTCTTTTATCAGGTTGAACATGAAGGTGTTGGTGAAAGAGGGAAGGCAATCTTATGAGAGGCTGAGAGCACTTTGTAACATGTTTCATCTGGAAGTCGGCTAGTTAAAGTTGCATCATTCTTAATTCCTTATGTCAGATGAGTGTAAAAATGATTTCTGTTAGCATGTCTTATGTATGGGCTGCTGAAAGAGAGCTCACATATGTGCAGAAATCGTTGAGTTTCTGCGCTTAAATTTTGAGTTAGGGATTTTATAAGATGTCCGTCTGTCCTCCTGCACACAAATCTAGCTTGCGCTCTTCAAGTTTTTCTAATGTTTTAGTTTTGGTTATGTTGATGGTCCATGTGTTGTTCCTCTCAGCTTTTTTCATTCGATTGATATTAATCAGGATGTAAACAGTCGGTTACGATGgattttttttacatgaaattaaggctccgtttggaaCTTCGTATATGAtagtataatttaatccttgtataacttgatgtataatttaatcatatccggtatttgaaaataatatgatattaggcttgtatagtataagatttgtgaTAATATATCTGGATTATTTCTAATTAAAGTGAGAGTAAGGGTGgggttttttttgtcaattgacatgttatttcttatactaagCATTTCATATAATATAAAAACGAGTTGGAGGTGTGTTAATATTATACGGTCGACATCGTATaagaattatttttgtttaaagTTATATTAtctcaaatattttaaaaattgcccaaacacccgataaatttattaaaggataattttatattatatagaGTCTTATGCACTCATCCAAACGGTGCCTAATGGACTAATGTGCAACGTAGCCAAATGGACTAATCTGTTGGCTATTCGCTGTTATTTTGGTCGATAGCAAAAAGAATTTAACAATCGATTTgatttctatgatttttttaaaagccGGCTCGGGTCGGCTGATGGACTCATTATGAGACCGTTTATATATCAAATTATGCAAAGCTtaacaataatgaaaaaaatcagCCGGCGATGATTCGGCGTGACTCAATCAGCGCCCGATTTGCTCTCTTTTGAAATCCACGTCAAACATTTCCATTCCACGATTCAGAGTTAGTTACAGGACACTGAGGACAgcagaaacaaaacaaatactactaattatcttcatcttcttctccaacgAAACAATCCATTCAGTGCTCGCTCTCTCTTCCATCGCCTGAAAATGGATCCGAATCCCAAGTCCTTCCCGATTCTGTCCCATGTCCTGGCTCGACTTCCTTCTATCGGCCCCAAATTCACCCCCGCCACTCCTACCTCTGAATTCGACATCGAACAACCACCACCCTCCGCTTCATCCTCCTCTCCTCAAACCCCGATCTTCGACCGAATGCCGCACCTTACCCTCCCAAAAGTACTCGCCTCCATGACCAATGCCGTCGAAGTCGTCGCTCAGACGCGATCCGTTTTGCAAACCCTAGGGCCGCGTCCTGACCATGAGGCGGTGGACCTGGCCAAGTCCAGGCTCGCTGAAATTGAAGCTAATCTATCTGAGCAACTTGAGGACGTCGTGCTGTCTCCCCGTTCTATAGATATAGATCGCTCTCACTTGGCTGAGAAGGAGGAGCATTCCCGCCAAGACGCAGAGAAAGAGAAGGCCACCTGCAGGGCAGTGCTGCAGCTGGACGAGTTGCACGAGGCGTACGAGAAGATGTTGAAGGAAGCGGAGGAGCGACTGGTGAGGATTTATGAGAACGCAGAAACGGTGGCTGAGGGCGAAGACAAGAATGTGTCAGTGAGTGAGGAGGAGAACCCGGAGATTGCAGGGATTCTACAGGCGGCGTTCGTGGGAGGCTTAGACCGTGTGGATTTGTCCGGTCGGCGGTTGAAGTTCTTGCCAGAGGCTTTTGGACGGATTCAAGGGTTGATCGTTCTTAATCTTTCCAGCAATCAGCTTGAGGTTAGCgtctttctttttatatttagaCTTGGTGCCATTGCATACGATAGATTTCTTAGATTAATAGTGTTCTTGGTTGTctgctttttatgtttttctcaaaaaatgcAGTACAATCCTTTACCATTGTGTGATCATTTTGCATCGAGATGCATTATTTGTGCTCGCCGTTGTATGTTTGACATGTATGTTGAATATACTCTATGAGATCAGGGAGCCAAGGGTTGTGCTCATGATGCTTCTGTGAACAGAATTCAATATGAATGTTGTTGTGTGCTACATTTTTCGTGTTAGAGACAGCTTGAGTATCACAATAAAGTGAATGAGAAATGGAGGATTAGTAGAGATCAAAGGATAGGAAAAGAGCATATATCTGATTGAAAAATAATGCGCACTATGAGAATGTCGAAAATTAGTAAATTCAATGATAAGAAATGCTTGTGAGTTGTGGAGATACATGTTAGATTGCAAAACTCACTTGAGGATTAGCGAGACTATGTACTCAAAGTCCGGTAAGAGACCAGACTGTAACAGACTTGTTAACGTTCCTGATGGCTAACATTGAAGTTTCCATTGTGTCTCTGACACTTAACAAAAAAGCCTAAGAAAGAAACATCTCTGCTGCTGTCCTGTGTCAAAGAAGCTCATATTTTGGCTGACTGATGATTATAGTCCAGGGAGTATACATCTTGATAACAAACTTCTTATTTCTTAAGTTGACTGATGGTTGAGAATGGAAGTTATTTTTACTGGTTTCTCTTCCTTTACGGCTGCAAATCCATATGCCAGACGCGGTTTATGCTAGTTTTTGGCTAAATGGATAGGACTACATTAACAGTATGCGATTCTCTGGGATTTCATGTATTACTAGTAACATATAGATTTCCATGATTAAACTTTGTGGAGTGACTGGAAGTGGAGGAACAAATTAATTACaccaaaaagttaaaaaaagaaaaaaagaaaggaaggaaagatATTGGTACGAGGCCTATGCTTAGGGGTAGTTGTTACGAGAATTTTGCTGAATGATTCGAATGAAAGATATCATGGTACGGAAAGCATAGCCTTAAGAAACACAAATGTACACAACTTGAGTCTTTAAAATCTGGAAAGATACATTTATTATTTCTGTGATTTTGATGGTGAATTCCTAGTTCTACCTGTGCCCCCAATATTTCTATTCACTGCATATAATTAATAGTAACTGATCCATATTGTTATTCAaacttttttattcattttaatACCTCTGCAAGTAAGAAGCATAAACAAATATACACAAGCACTTTACGATGAATTTGGATGATGTTCAGTGTTTATTTGACCTTACTCGTCATTACGGACACTCAGTGAAAGAGGATAGTAAttttctactcttttttttatgcAATAGCACATATCTGCTTGAGGTTGTTAAACATTGTTCTCTTTCATAGCTTACATCATTCTACCTTGTTGCTTTACTGTGttgatttaataatttattcagTACATACATTTTACAGCATCTAAAACTTGTGCCCAAGGGGATGTGGTTCTGGTGTTTGATTCATCCCAGTCCCCCTCCCATCTAACTGGTGTTGATT
Proteins encoded in this region:
- the LOC119985815 gene encoding C2 and GRAM domain-containing protein At5g50170, whose protein sequence is MRLYVYVLEGKGFPVKDVYVKVRVGKLKSKTRTLRNSMNPIWNEEFEFRVHDVDQEVVVSVLHLDDDSRLFTGSGNLMGRIRIPVCYVAAEDNQTLTPTWFPLEKPKTEKFINKDFGKIFLTMSLHGKMHDASTKHFLPAHSNVNTFSNGELEGPWVSSHDISSCKAPYLKIAEGKHLVKAFATRLEKLFNKDEETSRCDDSSEISITLSDSEDCVEEHPPTISFEEALEMIKSKDCGQGMPDNLQGGIILDQSYVVSPKDLNNFLFAPDSQFRRDLAALQGTTDVQEGPWTWKSADTSQLTRLVTYTKAATKLVKAVQATEEQNYIRANGQEFAIFISVSTPEVPYGGTFKIELLYKIMPGPELPSGVESSHVAVSWGINFHQSTMMKGMIEGGARQGLKESFDQFAHFLEQSFKVPDTMHASDKDHMIRSLQTEHQSDRKFALEYFWNFTVISTFFMIMYVIVHILFCEPSKVQGLEFSGLDLPDSFGQLITGGILFLQLERVYDMISHFIQARLERGSDHGVKAEGDGWVLTVALVEGTSLASLDPAGFSDPYVVFTCNGKTRTSSVDLQTRDPQWNEVFEFDAMEEPPSVLDVEVFDFDGPFDQATSLGHAEINFLTHSSTDLADMWVSLEGKLAQTSQSKLHLRIFLDNNNGIETMKEYLTKMEKEVGKKLSLRSPHRNSAFQKLFKLPPEEFLISDFSCCLKRKLPLQGRIYLSARIVGFYANLFGHKTKFFFLWEDIEDIQIFPASLPSLGSPSLVIILRKGRGLDARHGAKSQDEEGRLGYYFQSFASFNVASRTIMALWRTRTLAPEEWAQIAKEQQDEEESSIGVEDAGSFLFEVEDAKISKVYATKLPMNIKSLMEMFNGGLMEHKIMEKSGCLNYATTAWEPVKPGVLERRLSYKFNRHVSIFGVEVTCTQQKSSMTNDEGYIVNEVMVLHDIPFGDHFHVHFRYQIEKSALAHNVCKCDVFVGISWLRSTKFQQRITRNIIEKFTYRLKGIFELVEKEILLATQQDSSI
- the LOC119985197 gene encoding protein MAK16 homolog, with the protein product MQHDEVIWQVIRHNHCSFMAKLTTGNFCRNPYNVTGICNRSSCPLANSRYATIRDHDGVFYLYMKTIERAHMPNKLWERVKLPRNYEKALEIIDKHLMYWPKFLVHKTKQRLTKMTQMRIRMRKLALKTREKIMTVPRKEKKREARREEKAEKAAVLEKNIEKELLERLRRGVYGDIYNYPVNEYNKVLDLDELQAVSEDEEEAEPEIEYVEGYDELEEEEDMEDFGGFAMNESLENNVEDDEEEAFKKKRVRRSESARGELEKDEASRKGKKKAKVLVEVEHEGVGERGKAIL